DNA from Streptomyces sp. Edi4:
TCGTGCGCCTGGGACCCGGGCACCCGGGCCAGGTCGAAGCCGTCGCCGACCTCGACGCCCTTGATCGCCTGGATGCCCATGAGGGCGGCGGCGAGGCGCGCGTCCAGGCGGCGGTCCCAGTGCACGTGCGAGCCGAGACCGACGGGCACGCCGTAGGCAAGGACCTCCACGACCCCGCCGAGGGTGTCGCCGTCCTTGTGGGCCTGGTCGATCTCGGCGACCATCGCCTTCGACGCGTCCGCGTCCAGGCAGCGCACCGGGTCCTCGTCCAGCTTCTCGACGTCGGCGGGCGTCGGGTACACGCCGTAGGGAGCCTTGGCCGCGGCCAGCTCCACCACATGGCTGACGATCTCGATGCCGGCCGTCTCCTTCAGGAAGGAGCGGGCCACCGCGCCGAGCGCGACGCGGGCGGCGGTCTCGCGGGCGCTGGCGCGCTCCAGGACCGGCCGGGCCTCGTCGAAGCCGTACTTCTGCATGCCGGCGAGGTCGGCGTGGCCGGGCCTGGGTCGGGTCAGCGGCGCGTTGCGGGCCTGCTCGGCCAGCACCTCGGGGGCCACCGGGTCGGCCGACATGACCTGCTCCCACTTGGGCCACTCGGTGTTGCCCACCATGACCGCGACCGGCGAACCCATGGACAGGCCGTGCCGTACGCCGCCGAGGAAGGTCACCTCGTCCCGCTCGAACTTCATGCGGGCGCCGCGTCCATAGCCGAGCCGCCGCCGGGCCAGGTGGTCGGCCACCATCTCCGTGGTGATCGGTACGCCGGCGGGAAGACCCTCCAGCGTCGCGACAAGTGCGGGTCCGTGGGATTCCCCAGCGGTCAGCCAGCGCAGCCTGCTCAACGGTGCTCCTCGTTGCTCGCGCGTCCTGGTAATCCGACGGCGCGGCCGGGGTGCGCGGCCCTGGCCCGCCACCACTGATCCTCCCACGTCCAAGATGGTGGGCCGGGACGTAGTCCAGCTGGCGGACTGTGATCTCGTCCAGTGCGGGCCGTTGTGGGTTGCTCGCGCAGTTCCCCGCGTCCCCTTAGCTCGCGCAGTTCCCCGCGTCCCTGTAGCTCGCGCGGTTCCCGGTGCCCCCGCAGGTGGCGCACCCCCGAGCGTGCAGCTCACCCGAGCGTGCAGCTCACCCGAGTTCAGGTCGCGCCTGTGCGGCGGAGGCACAAATGTCCCGCCCCCCTGGCCGAGTGGCGGCTCAGCGCCCTGCCAGGGCTGTTTCGCCCGCCTTGCGCATGGCGTCCAGCGGCGCGCTCGCGCAGCCCGTCATCTGCTCGACCTGGAGCACGGCCTGGTGGACGAGCAGGTCGAGGCCGCCGACGACCGCTCCCCCGCGCTCCGCCCAGGCGGCCGCCAGCGCGGTCGGCCAGGGCTCGTACAGCACGTCGAAGAGGGTGCCCCCCTGGTCGGGGACGGCGCGGGCCAGGGCGTCGGTGGCGCCGGCCGGGGTGGTGGCGACGACGAGCGGCGCAGCGAAGGCTTCCGCCGCCCGCGACCAGTCGACGGTGCGGACGTCGACCTCGAGGCGTTCGCCCCAGCCGCGCATCTCGGCCGCGCGCGTCTCGCCGCGTACGTACGCGGTGACCGGACCCGTGCAGATCCGGGCGAGCGCGGCGAGCGCCGAGGACGCGGTGGCGCCCGCTCCCAGGACGGCGGCGGACTCCACCCGGGTCACCCCACGCTCCCCCAGGGCCGCCACCATGCCCGGGATGTCGGTGTTGTCGCCCAGGCGGCGGCCGTCGTCCGCGAAGACGACGGTGTTGACCGCCTCCACCAGCGCCGCGGTGGGGCTCACCGCGTCGAGCAGCGGGATGACCGCGCGCTTGAGCGGCATGGTGAGCGAGAGCCCCGCCCAGGACGTGTCGAGCTCCGCGAAGAAGCCCGCGAGTCCCGCCTCGTCGACCTCGAACCGGTCGTAGGACCAGTGGCCGAG
Protein-coding regions in this window:
- a CDS encoding shikimate dehydrogenase, encoding MPSPASEGARRAAVLGSPIAHSLSPVLHRAAYAELGLGHWSYDRFEVDEAGLAGFFAELDTSWAGLSLTMPLKRAVIPLLDAVSPTAALVEAVNTVVFADDGRRLGDNTDIPGMVAALGERGVTRVESAAVLGAGATASSALAALARICTGPVTAYVRGETRAAEMRGWGERLEVDVRTVDWSRAAEAFAAPLVVATTPAGATDALARAVPDQGGTLFDVLYEPWPTALAAAWAERGGAVVGGLDLLVHQAVLQVEQMTGCASAPLDAMRKAGETALAGR
- the aroC gene encoding chorismate synthase; translated protein: MSRLRWLTAGESHGPALVATLEGLPAGVPITTEMVADHLARRRLGYGRGARMKFERDEVTFLGGVRHGLSMGSPVAVMVGNTEWPKWEQVMSADPVAPEVLAEQARNAPLTRPRPGHADLAGMQKYGFDEARPVLERASARETAARVALGAVARSFLKETAGIEIVSHVVELAAAKAPYGVYPTPADVEKLDEDPVRCLDADASKAMVAEIDQAHKDGDTLGGVVEVLAYGVPVGLGSHVHWDRRLDARLAAALMGIQAIKGVEVGDGFDLARVPGSQAHDEIVNTPDGVKRTSGRSGGTEGGLTTGELLRVRAAMKPIATVPRALATIDVATGEAAKAHHQRSDVCAVPAAGIVAEAMVALVLADAVVEKFGGDSVPETRRNVRSYLDNLQIR